In Burkholderia sp. WP9, a genomic segment contains:
- a CDS encoding glutamate synthase subunit beta has translation MGKATGFLEFERRHEAYEAPLTRVKHYKEFVAALTDDEAKIQGARCMDCGIPFCNNGCPVNNIIPDFNDLVFHQDWKNAIEVLHSTNNFPEFTGRICPAPCEAACTLGINNDPVGIKSIEHAIIDKAWTEGWVAPLPPKHKTGKKVAVVGSGPAGLAVAQQLARAGHDVTVFEKNDRIGGLLRYGIPDFKLEKWLIDRRMRQMEAEGVTFRANVFIGKADSLPAYIGNTAKETITPDQLKEEFDAVVIAGGSETPRDLPVPGRELEGIHYAMEFLPQQNKVNAGDKVANQLLAKGKHVVVIGGGDTGSDCVGTSNRHGAKSVTQFELLPQPPEEENKPLVWPYWPIKLRTSSSHDEGCSRDWAVATKRLEGKNGKVEKLIAARVEWKDGKMQEVPNSEFEMKADLVLLAMGFTQPVSPVLEAFGVDKDARGNVRSSTEGDKAYYTSVDKVFTAGDMRRGQSLVVWAIREGRQCARSVDAFLMGHSELPR, from the coding sequence ATGGGCAAGGCAACCGGTTTTCTCGAGTTCGAACGCCGCCACGAGGCGTACGAAGCTCCGCTCACGCGTGTGAAGCACTACAAGGAATTCGTCGCCGCACTGACCGACGACGAAGCCAAGATTCAAGGCGCACGTTGCATGGACTGCGGCATTCCGTTTTGCAACAACGGCTGCCCGGTGAACAACATCATTCCGGACTTCAACGACCTGGTGTTCCATCAGGATTGGAAGAACGCGATTGAAGTGCTGCACTCCACCAACAACTTCCCCGAGTTCACGGGCCGCATCTGCCCGGCACCGTGCGAAGCGGCGTGCACGCTCGGCATTAACAACGACCCGGTCGGCATCAAGTCGATCGAGCACGCGATCATCGACAAGGCATGGACCGAAGGCTGGGTCGCGCCGTTGCCGCCGAAGCACAAGACCGGCAAGAAGGTCGCCGTGGTCGGATCCGGCCCCGCTGGGTTGGCCGTCGCGCAGCAACTCGCGCGCGCGGGGCACGATGTCACCGTGTTCGAAAAGAACGACCGCATCGGCGGGTTGCTGCGTTATGGCATCCCCGATTTCAAGCTGGAGAAGTGGCTGATCGATCGCCGCATGCGCCAGATGGAAGCCGAAGGCGTGACGTTCCGCGCCAACGTGTTCATCGGTAAAGCGGATTCGCTGCCGGCCTATATCGGCAACACGGCGAAGGAAACCATCACGCCGGATCAGTTGAAGGAAGAGTTCGACGCAGTGGTGATCGCAGGCGGCTCGGAAACGCCGCGCGATCTGCCGGTGCCGGGCCGTGAGCTGGAAGGCATCCACTACGCGATGGAATTCCTGCCGCAACAGAACAAGGTCAATGCCGGCGACAAGGTCGCGAACCAGTTGCTCGCGAAAGGCAAGCATGTGGTCGTGATCGGCGGCGGCGATACGGGTTCGGACTGCGTGGGCACGTCGAATCGTCATGGCGCGAAGAGCGTCACGCAATTCGAACTGCTGCCGCAGCCGCCGGAAGAAGAGAACAAGCCGCTCGTGTGGCCTTACTGGCCGATCAAGCTGCGCACGTCGTCGTCGCACGACGAAGGCTGCTCGCGTGATTGGGCGGTCGCGACCAAGCGTCTCGAAGGCAAGAACGGCAAGGTCGAGAAGCTGATCGCGGCGCGCGTCGAGTGGAAGGACGGCAAGATGCAGGAAGTGCCGAACTCGGAATTCGAAATGAAGGCCGATCTGGTGCTGCTCGCCATGGGCTTTACGCAGCCGGTGTCGCCGGTGCTGGAAGCGTTCGGCGTCGACAAGGATGCGCGTGGCAACGTGCGTTCGTCGACCGAAGGCGACAAGGCGTATTACACGTCGGTGGACAAGGTGTTCACCGCGGGCGACATGCGCCGCGGCCAGTCGCTGGTGGTGTGGGCGATTCGCGAAGGCCGCCAGTGCGCGCGTTCCGTCGACGCGTTCCTGATGGGTCATTCGGAACTGCCGCGCTGA
- a CDS encoding D-amino acid dehydrogenase — protein MKTIVLGGGVIGVATAFYLRQQGCEVTVIEREPDVALSTSFGNAGVIAPGYVTPWAAPGMPAKILKYLFKPASPLIFRPTFDPAQWRWIARWLRECDLERFRVNKQRMQRIAYYSRESLHEFRSRHPFDYGRSQGYLQLFRSEYDVELAQPALAVLRDAGIAHREVSAAQCVEIEPGLRWARQAPLAGLYLPDDEAGDCARFTRELRAICERNDVRFRFDTRVTSLDVQGGAVRAVRLESERGAEMLHADAVVVALGVDSATLLARLGVKVPLYPVKGYSATLPVTDDEKAPRAALMDESLKTAITRFGDNLRVAGTAELGNRETTLREQALQTLMKVLSDWFPHAANPTSAHFWVGRRPMTPDGAPLLGPSGIEKLWLNLGHGSTGWAMSMGSGRVVADLITHRKPEIDLDGLTLARYRNSGT, from the coding sequence ATGAAAACGATTGTTCTCGGCGGCGGCGTGATCGGCGTCGCCACCGCTTTTTACCTGCGCCAGCAGGGCTGCGAAGTCACCGTGATCGAGCGCGAGCCGGACGTCGCGCTCTCCACCAGTTTCGGCAATGCGGGCGTGATCGCGCCGGGCTATGTGACGCCTTGGGCCGCGCCCGGCATGCCGGCGAAGATTCTCAAATACCTGTTCAAGCCGGCCTCGCCGCTGATCTTTCGCCCGACCTTCGACCCGGCCCAGTGGCGCTGGATTGCGCGCTGGCTGCGTGAATGCGATCTCGAACGGTTTCGCGTCAACAAGCAGCGCATGCAGCGTATTGCCTACTACAGCCGCGAGTCTCTACACGAATTCCGCAGCCGCCATCCGTTCGACTATGGCCGCAGCCAGGGCTATCTGCAGTTGTTCCGCAGCGAGTACGACGTCGAACTCGCGCAGCCGGCGCTCGCCGTGCTGCGTGACGCCGGCATTGCGCACCGGGAAGTCAGCGCGGCGCAGTGTGTCGAGATCGAGCCGGGCTTGCGCTGGGCGCGTCAGGCGCCGCTCGCGGGCCTGTATCTGCCCGACGACGAAGCCGGCGATTGCGCCCGCTTCACCCGTGAACTGCGCGCAATCTGCGAGCGCAACGACGTGCGCTTTCGTTTTGACACGCGCGTCACGTCGCTCGATGTGCAAGGCGGTGCGGTGCGCGCGGTGCGTCTCGAGAGCGAGCGCGGCGCCGAGATGTTGCACGCGGATGCCGTAGTGGTGGCGCTGGGCGTCGACAGTGCCACGCTGCTCGCGCGGCTCGGCGTGAAGGTGCCGCTTTATCCCGTGAAAGGCTATTCGGCGACGCTGCCCGTCACCGATGACGAGAAAGCCCCGCGCGCCGCGCTGATGGACGAATCGCTGAAAACGGCGATTACTCGCTTCGGCGACAACCTGCGGGTGGCCGGCACCGCCGAACTCGGCAATCGTGAAACCACCTTGCGCGAACAGGCCCTGCAAACGCTGATGAAAGTGCTCAGCGACTGGTTCCCGCACGCGGCCAATCCCACGTCCGCACATTTCTGGGTGGGCCGCCGTCCAATGACACCCGATGGCGCGCCGCTACTCGGCCCGTCCGGCATCGAGAAACTGTGGTTGAACCTCGGGCACGGCTCGACGGGCTGGGCGATGTCGATGGGTTCGGGGCGCGTGGTCGCGGATCTGATCACGCACCGCAAGCCGGAGATCGATCTGGACGGACTGACGTTGGCGCGCTATCGCAATTCAGGCACGTAG
- a CDS encoding MFS transporter, producing MPSLQWFTELTQRERRTLYAGFGGYAVDAFDFMIYSFLIPTLIATWGMTKSEAGMIATSSLISSAVGGWLAGILADRYGRIRVLQWTIATFALFTFLSGFTHSFWQLLTTRTLQGIGFGGEWSVVTIMMAETIRSPQHRAKAVGTVQSSWSFGWAAAAIIYWAFFALLPEQYAWRACFWIGLLPAAWIIYIRRNVSDPDIFLETRRARESGFDTSHFLQIFSAAHLRTTLLGSALCTGMLGGYYAITTWLPTYLKTVRHLSVFNTSGYLIVLIVGSFTGYIVGAILCDKIGRRASFVLFAIGSFVLGMVYTMLPITDGMMLALGFPLGIVVQGIFAGVGAYLSELYPNAIRGSGQGFCYNLGRGLGSFFPILVGTLSQTMTLVKAMGIVAGSGYLLVIVAALCLPETKGKVLGATRPAA from the coding sequence ATGCCTTCTCTCCAATGGTTCACCGAACTGACCCAGCGCGAGCGCCGCACCCTGTACGCCGGATTCGGCGGTTACGCAGTCGATGCCTTCGACTTCATGATTTACTCCTTCCTCATTCCGACGCTGATCGCGACATGGGGCATGACCAAGAGCGAAGCCGGCATGATCGCCACCAGTTCGCTGATCTCGTCGGCGGTGGGCGGCTGGCTCGCCGGCATTCTCGCCGACCGCTATGGCCGCATCCGCGTGCTGCAGTGGACCATCGCCACCTTCGCGCTGTTCACCTTTCTGTCCGGCTTCACCCATTCGTTCTGGCAACTGCTCACCACGCGCACGTTGCAGGGCATCGGCTTCGGCGGTGAATGGTCGGTCGTGACGATCATGATGGCCGAAACCATTCGCTCGCCTCAGCATCGCGCGAAAGCCGTGGGCACCGTGCAAAGCAGCTGGTCGTTCGGCTGGGCGGCTGCGGCAATCATTTACTGGGCGTTCTTCGCGCTGCTGCCGGAACAGTACGCCTGGCGCGCCTGTTTCTGGATCGGCCTGCTGCCCGCGGCGTGGATCATCTACATTCGCCGCAACGTGAGCGATCCGGATATCTTTCTCGAAACGCGCCGGGCCCGCGAAAGTGGTTTCGACACCTCGCACTTCCTGCAAATCTTCTCGGCCGCTCACCTCAGAACCACCCTGCTCGGCAGCGCGCTGTGCACCGGCATGCTCGGCGGCTATTACGCAATTACCACCTGGCTGCCAACGTATCTGAAGACCGTGCGCCATCTGTCGGTGTTCAACACGAGTGGCTATCTGATCGTGCTGATCGTCGGCTCGTTCACGGGGTATATCGTCGGCGCGATTCTGTGCGACAAGATCGGCCGGCGCGCGTCGTTCGTGCTGTTCGCCATCGGCTCGTTCGTGCTCGGCATGGTCTACACCATGCTGCCCATTACCGACGGCATGATGCTCGCGCTCGGCTTTCCGCTCGGCATCGTGGTGCAAGGGATTTTCGCGGGCGTGGGCGCGTATCTGTCGGAGCTCTATCCGAATGCGATACGCGGCTCGGGACAAGGCTTCTGCTACAACCTCGGGCGCGGACTCGGCTCATTCTTTCCGATTCTGGTCGGTACACTGTCCCAAACCATGACACTGGTGAAGGCAATGGGCATCGTGGCGGGCTCGGGCTATCTGCTCGTGATCGTCGCCGCGTTGTGTCTGCCCGAAACCAAGGGCAAGGTACTCGGCGCGACCCGCCCTGCCGCCTGA
- a CDS encoding tyrosine-protein phosphatase, whose amino-acid sequence MPATAKTCSPSRLSASTFVRPPQISAHETMASRRCFLKRSAGVLLISGVGGSLLSACGGGNLSDDSPATPRLASVSNFRDVAGAAPYPTVDGRQMRRGVFYRANVLTLDAADQATIDRLGIASVYDLRTPAEIARTADILPGGATAQTLNVLGTADFVAPALDTAAAAVAFMEAQARGYVTGTAQRAAYGGLLTSLADGAGAQLLHSSAGKDRAGWVAALLLSIANVPLDVIMRDYLLSNVYLAPWIKAQTDALRAQAGDAVASARAPLLSVQENYLQAGFDQVQASYGTMSSYLTRGLGLSQRTIDTLQSRLVI is encoded by the coding sequence ATGCCCGCCACCGCAAAAACCTGCTCGCCGTCCCGTCTCTCCGCGAGCACGTTTGTGCGGCCGCCGCAGATATCGGCCCACGAGACCATGGCATCGCGCCGGTGCTTTCTGAAGCGCTCAGCCGGCGTCCTGCTGATCTCCGGCGTGGGCGGCTCGCTGCTGTCCGCGTGCGGCGGCGGCAACCTCAGCGATGATTCGCCGGCAACGCCGCGCCTCGCGTCGGTTAGCAATTTCCGCGACGTCGCCGGAGCGGCACCGTATCCGACCGTCGACGGCAGGCAGATGCGCCGCGGCGTGTTCTATCGCGCGAACGTATTGACGCTGGACGCCGCCGACCAGGCCACGATCGACCGGCTCGGCATTGCATCGGTCTACGATCTGCGCACGCCGGCGGAAATCGCGCGAACCGCCGATATTCTGCCGGGCGGTGCGACAGCCCAGACGCTCAACGTGCTGGGCACCGCCGACTTCGTCGCGCCGGCGCTCGACACGGCGGCGGCCGCGGTCGCGTTCATGGAAGCGCAGGCGCGCGGCTACGTCACCGGCACCGCCCAGCGCGCCGCTTACGGTGGGCTCCTAACGAGTCTGGCCGACGGTGCCGGCGCGCAACTGCTTCACTCCAGCGCGGGCAAGGATCGCGCGGGTTGGGTCGCCGCGCTCCTGCTCAGCATCGCGAACGTGCCGCTCGACGTGATCATGCGGGACTATCTGTTGAGCAACGTCTATCTGGCGCCGTGGATCAAGGCGCAAACCGACGCGCTGCGCGCGCAGGCCGGCGACGCTGTCGCTTCGGCCCGGGCGCCGTTGTTGAGTGTTCAGGAAAATTATCTGCAGGCCGGGTTCGACCAGGTGCAGGCGAGCTACGGGACGATGTCGAGCTATCTGACACGAGGCCTCGGCCTCTCGCAGAGGACGATCGATACCTTGCAGAGCCGCCTCGTGATCTGA
- a CDS encoding ATP-binding protein, protein MKNPLNTLFGRMALLSAAVLFAIQAGWFVLVVMQPPRHEIDGFARGILLVLQAVNGEPMKGAALAPAMRVHLVPTWNMPASVHLQEPTHHPLVELSRHLRENLPPGTRIAVDDLHPPQLWVLFPGKSNWVVVPVDVPPRPRFLIESISMLLAALILSVFVAWQMQRPLSRVADAARAFGSGGRPEPVTVQGPRELRDLIGSFNDMMRRLNEAGDDQAVMLAGVAHDLKAPLTRLKLRASVLVAENERAGLIRDVDSLTNIVQQFLEFAGQSAEAGPPVEVDDFLQEQFSASDSTETPLFTLDLRAGSSFTLPRTLLDRLVTNLVDNALEHGTPPVDIGTARHDGHWVISVRDHGPGIPDDRIAAAMKPFVRLDAARGGEGHCGLGLAIVARLAHDRGGRCHVRNHAQGGLEVRIELPVVQALA, encoded by the coding sequence ATGAAAAACCCGCTGAACACGCTGTTCGGCAGGATGGCGTTACTCTCGGCAGCGGTCTTGTTCGCGATTCAGGCCGGCTGGTTCGTGCTGGTGGTGATGCAGCCGCCGCGTCATGAAATCGACGGCTTCGCGCGCGGCATTCTGCTCGTGTTGCAAGCCGTCAACGGCGAACCCATGAAAGGCGCCGCGCTCGCGCCCGCCATGCGCGTGCACCTCGTGCCCACCTGGAACATGCCGGCTAGCGTGCATCTGCAAGAGCCGACGCATCATCCGCTGGTCGAACTGAGCCGGCATCTGCGCGAGAATCTGCCGCCCGGCACCCGTATCGCCGTCGACGACCTGCACCCGCCGCAGTTGTGGGTGCTGTTTCCCGGCAAATCGAACTGGGTCGTCGTGCCGGTCGACGTACCGCCGCGCCCGCGCTTTCTGATCGAATCGATCTCGATGCTGCTCGCCGCATTGATCCTTTCGGTGTTCGTCGCGTGGCAGATGCAGCGGCCGCTGTCGCGCGTCGCCGACGCCGCGCGTGCGTTCGGCTCGGGCGGCCGCCCGGAACCCGTGACGGTGCAAGGCCCACGCGAATTGCGCGACCTGATCGGTTCGTTCAACGACATGATGCGGCGCCTGAACGAAGCCGGCGACGACCAGGCCGTGATGCTGGCCGGCGTCGCGCACGATCTGAAAGCGCCGCTCACGCGCCTGAAGTTGCGCGCGAGCGTATTGGTGGCGGAAAACGAACGCGCCGGTTTGATCCGCGATGTCGACTCGCTGACCAACATCGTCCAGCAGTTTCTCGAATTCGCAGGCCAGTCCGCCGAAGCCGGGCCGCCGGTCGAAGTCGACGACTTTCTGCAGGAACAGTTCTCCGCCAGCGACAGCACCGAAACGCCGCTGTTCACGCTCGATCTGCGCGCCGGTTCGTCGTTTACGCTGCCGCGCACATTGCTCGACCGGCTGGTCACGAATCTGGTCGATAACGCGCTCGAACATGGCACTCCGCCCGTCGATATTGGCACCGCGCGCCACGATGGCCATTGGGTGATCAGCGTGCGCGACCACGGCCCCGGCATTCCCGACGACCGCATCGCGGCCGCCATGAAGCCGTTCGTGCGACTCGACGCCGCGCGTGGCGGCGAAGGCCATTGCGGCCTCGGCCTCGCGATCGTCGCGCGGCTCGCGCACGATCGCGGCGGACGCTGTCATGTGCGCAATCACGCGCAGGGCGGTCTGGAAGTGCGGATCGAATTGCCCGTGGTGCAGGCGCTGGCGTGA
- a CDS encoding response regulator, with amino-acid sequence MNPQVLIVDDDPVVRDLLCKFLQSNGFDASVLHDGTHLQRRLERERPSVVVLDIMMPNTDGLRALTALRAAGDDIPVIFVTARGTVADRIVGLSLGADDYLTKPFDPRELLARIHTVLRRRGPSTTSAPEARKPYRFGPFELDFATRSLCRDDSKLPLRDSEFALLKIFVNNPYKVLSRVLIHDLVHRDNLAFRDRSLDVPIWRLRRVIEDDPSNPCYVQTVRGKGYVFVPDADGTPFADEAAASA; translated from the coding sequence ATGAATCCACAGGTCCTCATCGTCGACGACGATCCGGTCGTACGCGATCTGCTTTGCAAGTTTCTGCAATCGAACGGCTTCGACGCGTCCGTGCTGCACGACGGCACCCATCTCCAGCGCCGGCTCGAGCGTGAACGGCCGTCGGTCGTCGTGCTCGACATCATGATGCCGAACACCGACGGCCTGCGCGCGCTCACCGCGCTGCGCGCCGCCGGCGACGACATTCCGGTGATCTTCGTGACAGCGCGCGGCACGGTGGCCGACCGCATTGTCGGGCTCTCGCTCGGCGCGGACGACTACCTGACCAAGCCGTTCGATCCACGCGAATTGCTCGCGCGCATCCACACCGTGTTGCGCCGGCGTGGGCCGTCCACCACGAGCGCGCCGGAAGCCCGCAAGCCGTATCGGTTCGGCCCGTTCGAACTCGATTTCGCAACCCGTTCGCTGTGCCGGGACGATTCGAAGCTGCCGCTGCGCGACAGTGAGTTCGCGCTCCTGAAGATCTTCGTCAACAATCCGTACAAGGTGCTCTCGCGCGTGCTGATTCACGATCTCGTGCATCGCGACAACCTCGCTTTCCGCGACCGCAGCCTCGACGTGCCGATCTGGCGCCTGCGCCGCGTGATCGAAGACGATCCGTCCAATCCCTGCTACGTGCAAACGGTGCGCGGCAAAGGCTATGTGTTCGTGCCCGACGCCGACGGCACGCCGTTCGCCGACGAGGCTGCCGCAAGCGCATGA
- a CDS encoding DUF6726 family protein — translation MRVAAWLTLGAALLPLGGCAVAALPCRLTSATLKIIPVVGHAAASPFDMCSSAID, via the coding sequence ATGCGTGTCGCCGCGTGGTTGACGCTCGGCGCGGCGCTGCTGCCCCTGGGTGGCTGCGCCGTCGCCGCGCTGCCGTGCCGGCTGACTTCGGCCACGCTGAAAATCATCCCGGTGGTTGGCCATGCCGCGGCCTCGCCGTTCGACATGTGTTCATCCGCCATCGACTGA
- a CDS encoding flagellar basal body L-ring protein FlgH, giving the protein MTALRLTVALGAAICVAACGSTQQSSIVDTPMAPPLASAPLNVNTQGAIYQAGSPLLLYETPRAQHIGDVLTIRLSESYSGNNSATAAASRSSSITADAADHSTNAAARLARLFNIGSASTEYKGQGSLTDASGMSGTLAVTVIGTMSTGNLVVSGEKVIAMSGNRDRLRLSGIVNPKDIEAGNYVASSKVANARIEQAGVGMVSDATTMGWLQRMFMSVLTF; this is encoded by the coding sequence ATGACTGCGCTACGTCTCACTGTCGCGCTAGGCGCGGCGATCTGCGTTGCGGCTTGCGGGAGCACGCAGCAAAGCTCGATCGTCGATACGCCGATGGCGCCACCGCTCGCCTCGGCGCCACTGAACGTCAACACGCAAGGCGCGATCTATCAGGCCGGCAGTCCGCTGCTCCTGTACGAGACGCCGCGTGCCCAACATATCGGCGATGTATTGACGATCCGTCTTTCGGAATCGTATAGCGGCAATAACAGCGCGACCGCCGCGGCGAGCCGCTCGAGCAGCATTACCGCCGACGCCGCCGACCATTCCACCAATGCTGCCGCGCGCCTTGCGCGACTGTTCAACATCGGCTCGGCGAGCACCGAATACAAAGGGCAGGGCAGTCTCACCGATGCCAGCGGCATGAGCGGCACGCTCGCCGTCACGGTGATCGGCACGATGTCGACCGGCAACCTCGTGGTGTCGGGCGAGAAGGTCATTGCGATGAGCGGGAACCGCGACAGGTTGCGCCTGTCGGGCATCGTCAATCCTAAGGATATCGAAGCGGGCAACTACGTGGCGTCGAGCAAGGTCGCGAACGCGCGTATCGAACAGGCCGGTGTGGGGATGGTGTCCGACGCCACGACCATGGGCTGGCTGCAAAGAATGTTCATGAGCGTGCTGACGTTCTGA
- a CDS encoding response regulator: protein MNPSILVVDDDPVIRELVSGYLQGRGFKVDTLEHGLGLQRKLQNERPDLIVLDIMMPQLDGISALRALRVAGDDIPVILLTARADPIDRVIGLELGADDYLGKPFEPSELVARIRTVLRRRSVIAPSAPEQRAPYRFGRFEVNFPARELRHEGERIALRSSEFAMLKIFVTHAMTVLTRAQLLEKLHGNSEIHRNRSLDVSIWRLRRLIEVDPSEPRYVQTVWGRGYVFVPDGEIGAAERGAPLA, encoded by the coding sequence ATGAACCCATCCATTCTGGTCGTCGACGACGATCCCGTGATACGTGAACTCGTCAGCGGATATCTGCAAGGGCGCGGCTTCAAAGTCGACACGCTCGAACATGGCCTCGGCCTGCAGCGCAAATTGCAGAACGAGCGGCCCGACCTGATCGTCCTCGACATCATGATGCCGCAGCTCGACGGCATCAGCGCGTTGCGCGCGTTGCGCGTGGCCGGCGACGACATTCCCGTGATTCTGCTGACCGCGCGTGCCGATCCGATCGATCGCGTGATCGGCCTCGAACTCGGCGCGGACGACTATCTCGGCAAGCCCTTCGAACCGAGCGAACTGGTTGCGCGGATTCGCACCGTGCTGCGCCGTCGCAGCGTGATTGCGCCGAGCGCGCCGGAGCAGCGCGCGCCGTATCGCTTCGGCCGTTTCGAAGTGAATTTCCCGGCGCGCGAATTGCGCCACGAAGGCGAGCGCATTGCGCTGCGTTCGAGCGAATTCGCCATGCTCAAGATATTCGTCACCCACGCGATGACCGTGCTCACGCGCGCGCAGTTGCTGGAAAAACTGCACGGCAACAGCGAGATACATCGCAATCGCAGCCTTGATGTGTCGATCTGGCGTCTGCGCCGGCTGATCGAAGTCGATCCGTCCGAACCACGCTATGTGCAAACCGTGTGGGGACGCGGCTACGTGTTCGTGCCGGACGGTGAAATCGGCGCAGCCGAACGCGGCGCGCCGCTGGCCTAG
- a CDS encoding SDR family oxidoreductase: MSVISAIADLNDAGCAGFERVVLITGAGSGIGAALARRIAAPRSALMLHARGADHEARQRLAQVAADCSANGARCATVFGDLAERGAAEHVIHQTLANFGALDQLVANAGHAQRQTLNALDADALSAAFAAMPAAFAALVKRATPALETSKRGRVVALSSFVAHRYRADAPFAATAAAKAALESLAKTAAAELAPHGVTVNCVAPGYTRKDRGPSADNASVWTRAAEATPLGHVAEPTDISALIAFLLSDEARHITGQVIHVDGGLTLG; encoded by the coding sequence ATGAGCGTCATAAGCGCCATCGCCGACCTGAACGACGCGGGCTGCGCCGGATTCGAGCGTGTCGTGCTGATCACCGGCGCCGGCTCCGGCATTGGCGCCGCACTGGCCCGGCGCATCGCCGCGCCGCGCTCGGCCCTGATGCTGCACGCACGCGGCGCCGATCACGAAGCGCGCCAACGACTCGCGCAAGTCGCCGCCGATTGCAGCGCAAACGGCGCACGCTGCGCGACGGTGTTCGGCGATCTAGCCGAACGCGGCGCCGCGGAACACGTGATCCATCAAACGCTGGCGAACTTCGGCGCGCTCGATCAACTGGTCGCCAACGCCGGACACGCGCAGCGCCAAACGCTGAATGCGCTCGATGCCGACGCGTTGAGCGCAGCCTTCGCGGCCATGCCGGCCGCGTTCGCGGCGCTCGTCAAACGTGCGACACCCGCGCTGGAAACGTCGAAGCGCGGCCGCGTGGTCGCGCTCAGCTCGTTCGTCGCGCATCGCTACCGCGCGGACGCGCCGTTTGCCGCAACGGCCGCCGCGAAAGCGGCGCTCGAATCGCTGGCGAAAACCGCAGCCGCGGAACTGGCGCCGCATGGCGTGACAGTCAATTGCGTGGCGCCCGGCTATACCCGTAAAGATCGCGGACCGAGTGCCGATAATGCATCGGTGTGGACTCGCGCCGCCGAAGCGACGCCGCTCGGCCATGTCGCCGAGCCCACGGATATCTCCGCGCTGATCGCATTCCTGCTTTCCGACGAAGCGCGCCACATCACCGGCCAGGTGATCCACGTCGACGGCGGCCTGACGCTCGGCTGA